The sequence TGTGTGCTTTGAAACTCAATGCATTTGTATATCATGAACATTTCTAGGACAATAAATCTTATGATGACTCTAGTAATTTGCGCAAAGTTCAAATACATGACACATAACTAAATTATCTCTTCTTTAAGTGAGGTTTATAAGTCACACCACATTAATCTAGATGAAAACACTTAATGATGGCATGACATTGTAGAATACAACGTCATGAAGCTCATCTTGATACAAATGCATTATCAAATAGTAAAATAGTCGTGTTGAAAACAATGACTAATTAATGAATTAACCTTTGAAGTAGAAACAAGATGATTGTAATTTCAATTTTTTGCAACCCTTTTTAGTATTTAGTTTATTACAATCGACATTGTTCAATAGAAAAAACTAAACAAGATGATTTTAACACTCCTATATACTTGTAAAACAAAACTAATATGAAAGAAAACATTTTTTATTAATGCAAAATTGATCTTACACCATTGATGCACTTAAATCGATTTTACCACTTGTAAATTGATCATTACATTTTACAACACTCTAATCAAAacaaacccaacaaaatttgacaattgaaaaaaaaaaaaatattttgacaaaAGAATATACTTTTCACCCTTTCAACACAATTATCATACAAACTATACtatttatcaaaattttaatatttttaccaTTGACCAAGGTTAACGAAAGAGGCTGATTTTTAAATAAAGCCAAGAGCCAAGTCAAGATCAATAAAACCTCCCTTATGAATTATCAATCCTAGTTAGATATTTTCCAATTATTTCATATTAAACTAAGAGCACCTTCACCCTTCCACCTCAttttcctattaaaaatattataaattgaattaaatgttacacaaaaaatttaaaactaatatTCCCAAAATTTGTCGAGTCATCCTAAACCCATGTAAATTAAACCCACCAACTCCTCAATGCAACCCCCTCATGTTCCACTTATCTGCACATGTGTAGAGGCAACCAATCCCCTTCTTCCAATTAGTTAACCTTTTTTTCCCTCTCATCTCTTATTCCCAATAACTGTTTGCGTGGGTACATgctaataaaatccaaaaatctcTGGTTTATTAATTTGGTTTTCGATATATACATTGTATATGACAAAACAACTGTTGACTTTTTATTAAAGAAAACATATACACACTGTATATACGCACATAAGACCACAATTGTAGCTGCCCCGGTCTGCTGGGAACGGGTCCATGTAATACGGGTACCCGCGTTGCCACCGCAAATTATACTGCGATAATCGCGTTGCGGTAGGCCCGCTAGGACGTATATACACAAAGCGTTAAGAAATACGATTTGACTGGATGGATATACACAGTACGGTGGATGGATACGCACAGTATTGCATTCTCTCGTAATTAAATAGGGAATTGGATACACACAGTTTTAGGACCTCCTGTGCTCCTCCGTTAAAATCTATCTAGTACTCAACTCTTGTTTGCGCAGCATGTAGGTACATGGTAGggctatatgtatatataaattatatatacttCGGTGGCCTAGATTGTTATACAGTTTTTAGTAGGGCAACCTGGTGCAGGAAGGACTGATTTTTTTTGGTCATATTTGTGTaatcttttttgtttgtttgaagtATTTAGATTGGGCGTTCGTTGAGTTCTTGAAATAGTCAGGGGTATTCAAACGGATTTGGCTTGGACTCGGAGGACTCTGTGGATCGGATTGAGGGAAGATTTGCATAAATGTCGCATTTAAGTCCAGAGTGTTGAGATTGTGAAGCTTGTGGAGCTAATTTTGGCTGGTTTGGTTTAATTTTGGGTTGTAGAAATCTGTAATTCGGGCTTAGATGTGGAATTGTGATTGATTTGACAGAGCTCAGGGTGGGGGGGTGATTTAGTGTAGAAAATTTGGGGATTTCTGTAAATTTTGTAGGGGATTAATTTGGGGGCTTTAGTTATGGGGAAGGCGGGAAGAGATTGGATGCAAGTTTATGCAATCTACGGAATGGAGGAATGGCATTCTCTGGTGTTGACGCTGCTTCAGGGGAGTGCTTTAGGGGTGTCGTCTTTTTTATTTATGACTTATTTTGGCCCAATCTGTACTTTTTTAGCCGGATCGTTTCATTTTCTTCCCATTCATGCCTGGAGCTTTGTGGCTGGTTTTGTTGGATCACTCATGGCGCTTCTGGCGGTTTGCTACTTCGTAACGGCCGCCAGCATCTGGTATTCCGACGGGATTCTGCACTGGAAAATGGCGCAGAGGATTGTATCAGTGGTGAACGACTGGTCCAATGTGAAAACCGCCCTGGACATAGGGTGTGGGCGCGGTATTCTGCTCAATACCGTGGCAATGCAGCTGAAAAAGGAAGGCAGCTGCGGGCGAGTTGTCGGCGTAGATCTGTGGATGGATGGCCAGAAAACCGTCTCATCCACTCTCAGAACTGCCGCCATTGAAGGCGTGCAGGAGAAAGTTACATGCAGGAGCGGAGATGCGAGGAATTTGCCTTTCATGGACAATTATTTCGATGTTGTGGTTTCAGGTCTTTTTCTGCACACCGTCGGAAAGGAGTTTGGCTTCAAAACCCCTGGTGCGGCCGCGGAAAGAACAAAAGCTTTGCAGGAGATTGTGAGGGTTTTGAAGCCCGGCGGAATGGCGGTCGTTTGGGATTTGATGTGCGGGCCGGATTATGTACAGAGGCTTCACGAGCTCAAAATGCAGGACATTAATATTTCTGAGTGTGTGCCGGCTTTTATGATGCAGAGCCATGTCGTTTCTTTCAGGAAACCCTACTATCAAGTTCAGCTTAATGGCCATGACTGGAGAAGCAGTATTGCATGAAGCTGAAACCAAATTACTCAAATTCTGCTGTAATCTTAAAGTTTACTATTATTACTGCtgctgttattattattattactattattcatATCTATTTCTGAGTTCATCCGAAGGATGAACGACTTTTGTAAATCCAGAGAAAAGTGTAAGTCCAGAGAAAGGTAGGATTACAGTGTTAGATTTAACTGTAGAGACTTGTTATTTTCACAGATCTTCTCTTTCTTTTGAAAATCAGCCATTGTAGAGAGCAGACAGGAATCTGTGCTGATGAATTGTAAAGCAGAAAGGAAAAATTATCTGTAAATCTTCTGGTTATGCAAACTCTATTATTTTGGGGTTGGTTGGTTTTTTTTTTCGATTCGAATGTAGAACAAAGAATAAAAGCTGTCGTTTTCGATTAAAATCAAATCTGAAGAAAGGGGTGAGACATGGGGCAAAACAAGCACCATTGTTGCTGTTGTCAGAATCGAAAATTATTTATTTGATCTAGAAAAAAAATGACTgaagttatttatttgtttttgttatttttggcTTGCAGTTTGCATTTTTATTCCTTTTAATTTCAATATTAGTGGCTGCCCATGTTCAATGTGACACATGCTATAAGTGGAGATCTTGTGTTTAGGTGTGAACATGTTGGAAAATATTAAAGCAGAAAAGTGTATACCTCCTaacattttttcttttgttttgtataaCTTTGGACATATGCTTATGTCTTTGTAGGTTAgaaaaatgtatgcttcaaaataattttcttcttgtctttgtagaATATAAAGTGCATACTTTAAAACATCTTTTTTTCTTATTTCACATTACTTTGTATGTATGCTTGTGTCTTTGTAGAGCAAAACAACATACTTTAAATACGTCTTTTTTCTTGTTTTACATGACTTTGGATCTATACTTATGTTCTTAAAGGAGTTTTAGAATTAACTAGTTTGGACAAATAtttatgattttaaagaaaattttaaaattattgaagGAGGATGAATGCTTATGTTATTATAAGCACCTTCTTGTTTGGACCTATGCTTATTCTTAAGAGACTCCTCCAATTAACTAGTTTGAACAAATGTATATGATTTTAAGAGGATCCTTCTAAAATTAACAAAGGTGGATTAATGCTTATGTTATTAGAATCATCTTCAAAAGCCTTGAGTTATGTGTTAAGGGTGTTGTAAGGGTGAAAAGGCCATCCTTATCAACCATTTTTTCATTTTAGATTCATTTTTTACTCTTTGTTATAAATACAATAAACTAGTGTTCAAATGACCTCTTTTAATGCAAAGAGTTGTCACATAGCTTAAACTAATTTAATTTTAAGCCTCTCTACACTAGTGGTTTGTGCCCAATCTAATATATTGTTCTCCATCTTGATTCATAATTGCAATAGTGTAATTTGGATATTGGTAATTATATCTATAATAACAAATTTGATATTGGTTTAGCATGGTTATTGCTTAGAACTATACTTAAAATTTTGATATTAGTTCAAAATCATGCAATTTAACCCctaaattttttaattcaaatttaataATGGGGCTTTTAGGTTTgaatatctatttttttttattgtttattaattttttataatagaTGGAGATTGATCTTGAAAGTTCTTTGCATCATTATTTTCCATTAATAAGTCCTAATTTGAATCCTAACATGATCATGACTCACGAGAAAAATGTTATGGTTGGGAGTTTAGCTGCTAGTTATCTTGATGGATATGAACCATTTAATCACGATGACCATGTTGAATGAATGGATTGCTAATATGGTGCTTTAATTGGGCAATGCCtttttttatcttaaatatttggCTCATGATGCTAATTTCTCTACTTTGGTTAACATTCTCCATAATTTGATTAATAAGTCAAATGATTTGGAAGCCCTAAATGGTATAAGGAAAACGCTATGCTCATCAAGTGCTTTGGGGTATGTCTTCCCACTTCCCTCCCTATCTTCTTTCTCACATGTGCCTTGTAGATTTCTTCTACCCTTTAAGGTAATGCTATATGATAATCTCTTTATTGTGTTTATTCCTCTCACGATCGTGATTTGGTCTTGGGCAAGTTatgggcttggggagatcactctctctCTGTCAAGCCCTAGACAACTACTTTTAACATTGAACCACTCAATGTGCATTCAAATTGGGTTCGCCTCTctaatcttccccttcatttttgggaaCAGTCTTGTTATGAGGctattggtaactctattggccaTTTCTTGAAGGTCAATGATGCCACGTCtttcatgggtcattctacctttgcttgcATTTTAATCGATATTGACATCTCTTCGCCTCTTTCGGGGGATGTGggtcttatggttggggataggccttggactcaaccatTGGATTTCGAGGGCCTCCCCTTTTGTTGTCGGAGATGCTTCTCAATAGGTCATTTAGCTTCAGATTGTTCTCTCCCACgccacaaaggtgttgctacttggtggaaggatgccacTGTGGATCACTTGACCGTCAATGCTTTTGGGGACATTCTCGCTACTACCGATGTGGCCTCCTTTGTTCTTGAGGCTCCCACATCTGTTTCCCTTGTTTTGCAACTCATATCTTCTCCTGTTGAATATGCTCATGCTGCAGTTTTGCAACAACTGCCTGTTGTTATGCACTTGCAGCATGCTACTGTTGATGACAGACCCTTTGCGAGATCCTCCCCCCTTGATTCTTCTTTTATTGGTCCCATTGCTTGGATTGTGGTGTGTTTGCAAGGGGAAGGGGAAGTCTTGCCCCCTTCCCCAAACCCCTTTTTCTCATGGCTTGGGTGTTTCGCCCCATTCTTGAATTGAGATTTGGATTATTGTAGGTTTGATAGGGTTTTTTGTTCGCTTGTTCGACTTTGTTTTGTTTGGGGCTTGCACCCCTGTTCTCTCTTTTGTCACCTTTAGACTGTTGAATTAAGGATCAACACCCTCGTTTTACTACTttcttaattatatatatatatatactttacacaaaataaaatagctaacaatatataaataaatcaaaacatTATACAAATTTTACTATTTAAAATTTATGTTTCTAATAATGACACAAGTATTTAAGGTTTCTTTTTTCCCTCATTATTTCTATTCCTATGGATGCCTTAAAAGTGTTTGCTTTAATCgttgaatttagaaaattagaaaataaatttatttttcattaacTCGATACGCTCATTTTGAGTTTTCTTGTCCCAAGGAGAATTCTTTAAAAAACATTTTCTAGAAGAAAGATATGTAAGTTACACACGTTCAACCGATTACATGCAGTACGTTTTCCCTCTCTTTAAAATTCATGATTAAAAAGAAATCAATGCCACCAATAAAGTTACTTTTAAAGGGTAACACTAAAATTTAGTAAAGTTTAATCATGGAACACGAAATCATATTGAAATTCTTTGCTTAGATGTGCATTTCAAAAAAAAGTTTGATTGAATGGAGACAATTTAATAGGCATAgtgttatattttttaattatgataTTTTAGGAAAGTGTATTAATAATCGTTATAGCTAATAATCGTTATAGCTAACTTAAAAACAATCTTACTCATTAAACTTAACCTCTTCAATAACTTAAAATTTTAACAAATCATTTTATGAACATGTAATATAGCAACACGTGGAGTTAGAATCgcagaaa is a genomic window of Cryptomeria japonica chromosome 7, Sugi_1.0, whole genome shotgun sequence containing:
- the LOC131033712 gene encoding uncharacterized protein LOC131033712 — its product is MGKAGRDWMQVYAIYGMEEWHSLVLTLLQGSALGVSSFLFMTYFGPICTFLAGSFHFLPIHAWSFVAGFVGSLMALLAVCYFVTAASIWYSDGILHWKMAQRIVSVVNDWSNVKTALDIGCGRGILLNTVAMQLKKEGSCGRVVGVDLWMDGQKTVSSTLRTAAIEGVQEKVTCRSGDARNLPFMDNYFDVVVSGLFLHTVGKEFGFKTPGAAAERTKALQEIVRVLKPGGMAVVWDLMCGPDYVQRLHELKMQDINISECVPAFMMQSHVVSFRKPYYQVQLNGHDWRSSIA